Proteins co-encoded in one Bacteroidota bacterium genomic window:
- the aroF gene encoding 3-deoxy-7-phosphoheptulonate synthase has translation MVVVMQAGAAEEQVEAVIGKLSELGFDVHRSSGVNQTVLGAIGVKPDFDSRLVKVMQGVANVYRVTEPYKFASRAWKKENTTITIDGVEVGGNHIVMMAGPNMLEDEAQLEQIAAHVAAAGASFLRADIHRPEMSPYSFQGLGTSGLQILRDVADRHNLRVVSKATSPDMVEKMRDYVDVYHIRASHMHNYDLLRAVGRTQKPVFLKRGLSATIEEWLMSAEYILAEGNMQVILCEGGIRTFERYTRNTLDLSAIPVVKERSHLPIFADPSHGTGYRNKVTPMALAAIAAGADGLMIEVHPNPAAARSEGAQALFFEQFVELVNQVRQIASAIGRTF, from the coding sequence ATGGTTGTAGTCATGCAGGCCGGCGCTGCTGAGGAGCAGGTTGAAGCTGTCATCGGGAAGCTGAGTGAACTGGGATTTGATGTACATCGCTCCAGTGGCGTTAATCAGACCGTGTTGGGTGCTATAGGTGTAAAACCAGACTTTGATTCCCGCCTGGTTAAAGTGATGCAGGGCGTAGCCAATGTGTATCGGGTCACCGAACCGTACAAGTTTGCGAGTCGGGCATGGAAAAAGGAAAACACAACGATTACCATCGATGGGGTTGAAGTTGGTGGCAACCACATTGTGATGATGGCCGGCCCGAACATGTTGGAAGATGAAGCCCAGTTAGAGCAAATTGCCGCACACGTCGCGGCAGCCGGCGCGTCTTTTCTGCGCGCAGATATTCACCGACCTGAAATGTCTCCTTACTCTTTCCAGGGACTTGGTACCTCGGGGTTGCAGATCCTGCGGGATGTAGCAGACCGGCATAACCTGCGCGTGGTGAGTAAGGCAACCAGTCCTGATATGGTCGAGAAAATGCGCGACTATGTGGATGTGTACCATATTCGCGCAAGTCACATGCATAATTACGACTTGCTTCGTGCCGTCGGACGCACGCAGAAACCCGTATTCCTCAAGCGTGGACTGTCTGCTACCATAGAAGAATGGTTGATGAGTGCGGAGTACATTCTGGCTGAGGGCAACATGCAAGTTATTCTGTGTGAGGGTGGTATCCGGACGTTTGAGCGGTACACCCGCAATACACTCGATTTGTCAGCGATCCCGGTGGTTAAGGAGCGTAGCCACCTTCCCATATTTGCAGACCCGAGCCATGGCACGGGGTATCGCAACAAAGTGACGCCGATGGCCCTGGCTGCTATAGCGGCCGGTGCTGATGGACTCATGATCGAGGTGCATCCAAATCCTGCTGCTGCCAGAAGTGAAGGCGCGCAGGCACTTTTCTTTGAACAGTTTGTGGAACTGGTAAATCAGGTCCGGCAGATTGCTTCTGCCATCGGACGAACATTTTAG
- the lptB gene encoding LPS export ABC transporter ATP-binding protein translates to MDQSGTSSESLTLYADSLVRRYKKREVVRGVSLQVQQGEIVGLLGPNGAGKTTTFYMIVGMVRPNAGAIRLGGEDITSVPMYQRARLGLGYLAQEASVFTHLSVEGNIHAVLEFQSMDKKDRKYRVDGLIEEFGLEKVRHSKGYMLSGGERRRTEIARALATNPKFFLLDEPFAGVDPIAVEDIQSIVARLKERGIGVLITDHNVHETLAITDRAYLLYEGRILKQGTAEDLAADEEVRKRYLGEKFTLERYQQ, encoded by the coding sequence ATGGATCAGTCTGGTACATCTAGCGAATCTTTAACTTTGTATGCGGATAGCCTCGTGCGTCGCTACAAGAAAAGGGAAGTCGTGCGCGGCGTAAGCTTGCAGGTACAGCAAGGTGAAATTGTCGGATTGCTCGGGCCAAATGGCGCCGGCAAGACGACCACTTTTTACATGATCGTTGGTATGGTGCGCCCCAATGCCGGTGCCATTCGATTGGGTGGAGAAGACATCACATCGGTGCCCATGTACCAGCGCGCCCGCCTTGGCCTAGGGTATCTTGCGCAGGAAGCTTCTGTGTTTACCCATCTGTCTGTTGAGGGCAATATCCATGCAGTCCTCGAATTTCAGTCGATGGACAAAAAAGATCGCAAGTATCGTGTTGATGGATTGATCGAAGAGTTTGGATTGGAAAAGGTTCGGCATTCGAAAGGCTACATGTTGTCGGGTGGAGAACGCCGGCGAACAGAGATTGCACGCGCGCTTGCTACGAATCCAAAATTTTTCCTGTTGGATGAACCGTTTGCCGGCGTCGATCCGATTGCTGTGGAAGATATCCAGTCGATTGTCGCCCGGTTAAAGGAGCGGGGCATAGGCGTACTGATCACAGACCACAACGTACACGAAACCCTTGCAATTACCGACCGCGCCTATTTGTTGTATGAAGGCCGCATCCTGAAACAGGGCACTGCAGAGGATCTTGCTGCGGATGAAGAAGTGAGAAAGCGATACCTGGGTGAAAAGTTTACCCTGGAGCGATACCAACAATAA
- a CDS encoding OstA-like protein: protein MTFRNTAILQFCLPALLAACLLGAGLAPQIPATTWESAIADTNEKVVKFLNADRLSRTVKNGEPIRMFEGNVRLSQPDKDTLYLWADRVLEFEGRDEVLLIGDVLIIQNNDSLSADSVRYFSSTKKGRAMGRVRLSDGEVQVYAPSALHDFDRKHTAFDDNVRLVDSATVLTSLDGEYFSQEKRAEFYGEVVLEEDKTYLEADSVTYFRDTEISIGLGDVFIERTGGEEGEAAADSSTRTFLFGDRVYNDNRAGYSKMEGNAMLFQFKQDSLGVPADSLVMTATTLEAIREDSLQRLIAVESVLIWRDDFAALADSAVYDRVSVELEPLNEENRLFDNPMAWFDSYQLSGDTMRATAFDGKIDSLFVLRNAFAADQDSTTMRINQLKGKTLLGLFEQDSLKSLSVGPQAESIYFSVSEGSQLRGIQTSGDRIELRFKNNDLNEIGYFSGIQGMYYDGALIPDPFQLDGFSWTPERRPQKNVMLDDESRMLRIMQRTQPFLLPVSGEQPRGLINED from the coding sequence ATGACATTTAGAAACACAGCCATTCTGCAGTTTTGTTTACCTGCGCTTCTTGCGGCCTGCTTGCTTGGCGCCGGCCTGGCGCCGCAGATACCAGCTACAACCTGGGAGTCCGCTATTGCAGATACAAATGAGAAGGTGGTCAAATTCCTGAATGCCGACCGACTTTCCCGCACCGTCAAAAACGGTGAGCCCATCCGGATGTTTGAAGGCAACGTAAGGCTCAGCCAGCCTGATAAAGACACGCTTTACCTCTGGGCTGATCGTGTGCTTGAGTTTGAAGGGCGGGATGAAGTGCTGCTGATCGGCGATGTACTCATCATACAAAACAATGACTCGCTGTCGGCTGATAGCGTACGGTATTTCAGCAGCACGAAGAAAGGCCGAGCAATGGGTCGGGTGCGCCTGTCTGATGGTGAAGTACAGGTATATGCTCCTTCCGCATTGCATGATTTTGACCGAAAGCACACTGCGTTTGACGACAATGTCAGGCTCGTTGACAGTGCAACGGTGTTGACCAGCTTGGACGGCGAATATTTCTCCCAAGAGAAACGCGCAGAATTTTATGGGGAGGTGGTGCTTGAAGAAGACAAAACCTACCTCGAAGCAGACTCGGTAACCTATTTCCGGGATACTGAAATTTCTATTGGTCTTGGCGATGTATTTATTGAGCGCACAGGCGGTGAGGAAGGCGAAGCTGCAGCTGACAGTTCAACCCGCACCTTTCTGTTCGGCGATCGGGTGTATAACGACAATCGCGCCGGCTACAGCAAAATGGAGGGCAATGCGATGCTCTTCCAGTTTAAACAGGACTCCCTCGGCGTGCCGGCTGATTCGCTCGTTATGACGGCCACCACGCTCGAAGCCATCCGGGAAGATTCGTTGCAGCGGCTCATTGCTGTTGAATCTGTCCTCATTTGGCGCGATGACTTTGCCGCTCTGGCAGATTCTGCTGTGTACGACCGCGTTTCTGTAGAGCTTGAACCGCTAAATGAAGAGAACCGGCTCTTCGACAACCCAATGGCTTGGTTTGACTCGTATCAGTTGTCTGGTGACACGATGCGGGCAACGGCTTTTGATGGAAAAATTGATTCGTTGTTTGTGCTGCGAAATGCATTTGCCGCTGATCAGGATTCTACCACCATGCGTATCAACCAGCTCAAGGGGAAAACGCTGCTGGGTTTATTTGAACAGGACTCCCTCAAGAGCCTATCTGTTGGGCCGCAGGCAGAATCCATTTATTTCAGTGTAAGTGAGGGTAGCCAACTGCGTGGTATCCAAACTTCTGGTGATCGGATTGAACTACGGTTCAAGAATAATGACCTAAATGAGATTGGATATTTTTCAGGTATTCAAGGCATGTACTATGATGGCGCGTTAATTCCTGATCCCTTTCAATTGGATGGTTTTTCGTGGACACCGGAGCGCCGGCCACAAAAAAATGTCATGCTGGATGATGAATCGCGAATGCTTCGTATAATGCAGCGGACCCAGCCCTTTTTGCTACCCGTTTCTGGCGAACAGCCGCGCGGCCTCATAAATGAAGACTAA
- the lptC gene encoding LPS export ABC transporter periplasmic protein LptC, with amino-acid sequence MIFAVVWVALAGCAEPDIATPSLQEIQQGPLPDQESWFTQFNVIDGGKPRMQIHADYMAKFESVDSTYMILEGHPDSLGGRVLAYLFDEKGDSSATILADQMVYFENERRIESIGNVIVNTTDEKKLETEFLIWHEIDRRVKTDGFVRITTPREDIQGYNLDADEDLENYEIARVTGQALVDDI; translated from the coding sequence ATGATATTTGCTGTTGTATGGGTGGCGCTTGCCGGCTGTGCGGAGCCGGATATTGCTACCCCGAGCCTGCAAGAAATCCAGCAAGGGCCGCTGCCCGACCAGGAAAGCTGGTTTACCCAGTTTAATGTCATCGACGGCGGCAAGCCTCGGATGCAGATCCACGCGGATTACATGGCCAAATTTGAAAGCGTAGACAGTACCTACATGATCCTTGAGGGGCATCCGGATAGCCTGGGAGGCAGGGTGCTCGCTTATCTTTTTGACGAAAAGGGTGACTCATCAGCTACTATTTTAGCTGACCAGATGGTTTATTTTGAAAACGAGCGCCGGATCGAATCTATAGGCAATGTGATTGTAAATACAACGGATGAGAAAAAACTAGAAACAGAGTTCCTCATCTGGCATGAAATAGACCGGCGGGTTAAAACAGACGGCTTTGTTCGTATTACAACCCCCCGTGAAGACATTCAGGGCTACAACCTGGATGCTGACGAAGACCTCGAGAACTACGAAATTGCCAGGGTAACCGGGCAGGCCCTTGTTGATGACATTTAG
- a CDS encoding STAS domain-containing protein, with product MSFSIEPFDTDTAVVTIGKTLDFRNADDFKTSCQNQVETGKHNFILDFSDTGILDSTGLGSIFSLYRKVSPLNGQVVFAAISRPVQVVVQLTRTYKVFRQFPSVDAAMQALH from the coding sequence ATGAGCTTTTCAATCGAGCCTTTTGACACTGATACTGCAGTCGTAACGATCGGCAAAACGCTGGACTTTAGGAATGCAGACGACTTCAAAACGTCTTGCCAGAATCAAGTTGAAACTGGAAAACACAATTTTATCCTAGATTTTTCTGATACGGGTATCCTCGACTCTACTGGGTTGGGTTCTATTTTCTCCCTGTATCGCAAAGTATCGCCCCTCAATGGACAAGTGGTATTTGCTGCCATCTCAAGGCCCGTGCAAGTGGTCGTACAACTGACCCGTACTTACAAAGTATTCCGTCAGTTTCCTTCGGTAGATGCAGCAATGCAGGCACTTCACTAG
- a CDS encoding ATP-binding protein, whose amino-acid sequence MDDVHGLFDGWETQLEAYASLSLEVLHLAKLAVHEWVANIKQHADFQGRSPEVGLYVSPTDDRLRCIIEDNSEGFDLEGYLKDHPKITVVLPDRGMGLLMLRSCTEELRYEKLNGGKQKLEFYIPANNDPHVDIPFS is encoded by the coding sequence ATGGACGATGTCCACGGGCTGTTTGATGGTTGGGAAACGCAGTTAGAAGCGTATGCTTCGCTTTCCCTTGAAGTACTGCACCTCGCCAAACTTGCCGTTCATGAGTGGGTAGCCAATATAAAACAACATGCTGACTTCCAGGGCAGATCGCCCGAAGTTGGACTGTACGTCTCTCCAACAGATGATCGCCTGAGATGCATCATTGAGGATAACTCTGAAGGATTTGATCTTGAGGGTTATCTGAAAGATCATCCCAAAATTACCGTAGTCCTTCCCGACCGTGGTATGGGCTTGTTAATGCTCAGGTCTTGCACCGAGGAGTTGCGTTATGAAAAGTTAAACGGCGGTAAACAGAAGCTGGAATTCTATATTCCCGCCAATAACGATCCTCATGTCGATATTCCCTTCTCATGA
- a CDS encoding SpoIIE family protein phosphatase — translation MTDYNILVVEDEHTLRRLLEYRLSKHYSVQTAANGEEALAQLGSNTPDLIISDIMMPKMDGFALQTALQEQKDTRTIPFIFLTAKADDTSRLKGMRMGVDDYITKPFDIDQLLSRIDRLLERTRLFQTQLDAKIGNDFSQRLMPKSMPEVNGYDITYYNEPREYGGGDLFDWAEPFPGVFFFTIGDVMGKGLQAKFYAFSFLSYIRGTLHAMLGTSTSPAALMQRVNKILMEDEVMEETFASLLLMRWEPAKNELTYANAGHCRPFLISNSGASVIPHSDLILGLDKNATFEDATIQLAPGSAVMAYTDGLIEQQLKNGSQLGEENLGRLAHRAKGCQAPIQGLLSKVLDNSAEKKFGDDILVFWMQRSAS, via the coding sequence ATGACAGATTATAACATTCTAGTTGTAGAAGACGAACATACCCTACGCCGGCTACTTGAATACAGGCTGAGCAAGCATTATAGCGTCCAGACGGCCGCGAATGGAGAAGAAGCGCTTGCCCAATTGGGTTCAAACACCCCCGACCTGATCATTTCGGATATCATGATGCCGAAAATGGATGGGTTTGCCCTGCAGACAGCCCTGCAAGAACAAAAAGATACGCGGACAATCCCCTTTATTTTTCTGACTGCAAAAGCCGACGATACCAGCCGGCTTAAAGGCATGCGCATGGGGGTTGACGATTACATCACAAAGCCATTCGACATCGACCAGCTCCTCTCCAGAATAGACAGGCTGCTCGAACGCACCCGTCTCTTTCAAACGCAGCTGGATGCCAAAATTGGCAACGATTTCTCCCAGCGGTTGATGCCGAAGTCCATGCCCGAAGTAAACGGGTACGATATTACGTACTACAACGAACCGCGAGAATATGGCGGTGGCGACCTTTTTGACTGGGCAGAACCATTCCCCGGTGTCTTTTTCTTCACCATTGGTGACGTGATGGGCAAAGGGTTGCAGGCCAAGTTTTATGCTTTCAGCTTTCTGAGCTATATCCGAGGTACACTACATGCGATGCTCGGTACCTCAACCTCTCCGGCAGCCCTCATGCAACGGGTCAATAAAATCCTGATGGAAGACGAGGTGATGGAAGAGACCTTTGCCTCGTTGTTACTCATGCGCTGGGAGCCGGCGAAAAACGAGCTGACATATGCCAACGCAGGCCATTGCCGGCCATTCCTGATTTCAAATTCTGGCGCCAGCGTTATCCCGCATAGCGACCTCATTCTGGGGCTCGACAAAAATGCTACGTTTGAAGATGCCACCATCCAGCTTGCACCGGGCAGCGCCGTCATGGCATACACTGATGGACTCATCGAGCAACAGTTGAAAAATGGCAGCCAGTTGGGTGAAGAAAATCTCGGCCGATTGGCCCACCGCGCGAAGGGCTGTCAGGCCCCTATCCAGGGCCTGTTAAGCAAAGTGCTCGACAACAGCGCGGAAAAGAAATTTGGAGACGACATCCTGGTCTTCTGGATGCAGCGGTCAGCTTCCTGA
- the menE gene encoding o-succinylbenzoate--CoA ligase, translating to MAIRNCPLSEHARSQPTSIALVLGNGEDLPYATLDARVSAVASQLVAAGLKPGDHVGLLLPNTWMHITLMWACFRCRLVAVPLSTRFPVSQVEKLMGHLRCKVLLVAEDRYNSDVTQVIAVDTFIREALAAKPVTIPVTVDVQKPATLLLSSGSTGLPKAILHRWGNHYLSALGANENIPMKPGDRYLLSLPLYHVAGVAILFRAFVAGATVVLSDKKQPIAVQLASDEITHVSMVGTQLKRLLAAKANNRYEALQAILLGGSAISESLITLAYKAGLPIHTSYGMTELASQITATPPAASLETLLTSGKLLNYRRLKLDADGEILVKGATRFLGYVSGEGLQKPFDETGWYRTGDVGRMDAAGNLVVEGRKDNMFISGGENIHPEEIERALQAHAAVIRAFVVPVPDETYGYRPVAFLDVSRDMPAPTVFETHLATRIARFMNPIAYLPLAEDVTGEMKVSRKQLTTRALAALASGS from the coding sequence GTGGCTATACGAAATTGCCCGCTCAGTGAGCATGCCCGGTCTCAACCGACTTCTATTGCGCTTGTGTTGGGAAACGGTGAGGACCTGCCCTATGCCACCCTTGATGCACGGGTCAGTGCAGTCGCCAGCCAACTCGTCGCTGCCGGGCTCAAGCCGGGCGATCACGTTGGCCTATTGTTGCCCAACACCTGGATGCACATAACGTTGATGTGGGCGTGTTTCAGGTGCCGGTTGGTGGCTGTGCCACTCAGCACGCGATTTCCGGTTTCGCAGGTGGAGAAGCTGATGGGACATCTTCGGTGTAAGGTGTTGCTTGTGGCTGAAGACCGATATAACAGCGATGTTACGCAGGTCATCGCTGTCGATACGTTTATAAGGGAGGCATTGGCAGCCAAACCGGTTACGATACCAGTCACCGTGGATGTACAGAAGCCGGCAACCCTCCTGCTATCGTCTGGGAGTACCGGATTACCCAAGGCAATATTGCACCGATGGGGCAACCATTACCTGAGTGCGCTTGGTGCCAATGAAAATATTCCGATGAAACCCGGCGATCGCTATTTACTTTCGCTGCCCCTTTATCACGTGGCCGGCGTTGCCATTCTGTTTCGTGCATTTGTTGCCGGCGCTACAGTAGTTTTGTCAGATAAAAAACAGCCTATTGCAGTCCAGTTGGCGTCTGATGAGATAACGCATGTGTCGATGGTGGGCACGCAACTGAAGCGGCTACTTGCAGCAAAAGCAAACAACAGGTATGAAGCCCTGCAGGCTATTTTGCTGGGGGGGAGTGCGATCTCGGAATCGTTAATAACGCTTGCCTATAAAGCCGGCTTACCCATCCATACCTCGTACGGGATGACTGAGTTGGCGTCGCAGATCACTGCCACACCGCCCGCTGCATCACTAGAAACGCTGCTTACTTCGGGGAAGCTGCTCAACTACAGGCGCTTGAAGCTGGATGCAGATGGCGAAATCCTTGTAAAAGGTGCCACACGTTTCCTGGGGTACGTAAGCGGGGAGGGGCTACAAAAGCCGTTTGATGAAACCGGTTGGTATCGGACAGGAGATGTTGGTCGTATGGACGCGGCAGGCAATCTTGTGGTGGAAGGGCGAAAAGACAATATGTTTATCTCTGGCGGAGAGAATATTCATCCGGAAGAAATTGAACGGGCCTTGCAGGCACATGCTGCGGTAATCCGCGCATTTGTCGTTCCGGTACCTGATGAGACCTATGGGTATCGCCCGGTTGCTTTCCTGGATGTATCCCGCGACATGCCGGCGCCAACTGTGTTCGAAACGCATCTTGCAACACGGATTGCAAGGTTTATGAATCCAATTGCCTACTTGCCGCTTGCGGAAGATGTTACTGGAGAGATGAAGGTTTCGCGCAAGCAACTTACGACTCGTGCTTTAGCTGCGCTGGCATCAGGAAGCTGA
- a CDS encoding 1,4-dihydroxy-2-naphthoate polyprenyltransferase, which translates to MASPSMSTFQVWMAAVRPKTLWAAVAPVLIGVAMAIAAGVVHWLSAGLALLGALFIQIGTNFFNDYADFKKGADTEDRKGPLRVTQAGLVSARTMLVATALVFGLAVVSGGYLMWRGGWPIVLIGILSIISGFMYTAGKYSLAYMGLGDLFVLIFFGPVAVGGTYFVQALSINNTVLLAGLAPGLLAVAILLVNNIRDVEEDRLAGKKTIVVRFGRTFGLVCYFICMLGAGLIPLGVYLMEPAHLPVLITSLCVIPGMLLFRQVTNTPASPALNPILGATARLLLIYSILFSITWNL; encoded by the coding sequence ATGGCATCTCCTTCAATGTCTACCTTTCAAGTCTGGATGGCAGCTGTGCGCCCCAAAACACTGTGGGCAGCAGTCGCACCGGTTCTGATTGGTGTTGCCATGGCGATAGCTGCTGGGGTTGTGCACTGGCTGTCTGCCGGATTAGCGCTCCTTGGGGCGCTATTTATTCAGATTGGTACCAACTTCTTTAACGACTACGCCGATTTCAAGAAAGGTGCGGATACAGAAGACCGTAAAGGCCCGCTGCGTGTGACGCAAGCGGGCCTGGTATCTGCCCGTACCATGCTGGTTGCTACTGCGCTGGTCTTTGGATTGGCGGTTGTTTCTGGAGGGTATCTGATGTGGCGAGGCGGTTGGCCTATCGTATTAATAGGCATCCTCTCAATCATTTCGGGGTTTATGTATACGGCTGGCAAATATTCGCTCGCATACATGGGCCTTGGCGATTTATTTGTGCTGATTTTCTTTGGGCCCGTTGCTGTAGGCGGGACCTATTTTGTGCAGGCCCTCTCGATTAACAATACGGTATTATTGGCAGGACTTGCCCCGGGGCTGCTTGCCGTAGCAATATTGCTGGTGAACAACATTCGAGATGTCGAAGAAGACCGGCTTGCTGGTAAAAAAACCATTGTGGTCCGCTTTGGACGGACGTTTGGTCTGGTTTGCTATTTTATCTGTATGCTGGGGGCTGGCCTGATTCCGTTGGGTGTTTATCTGATGGAGCCTGCGCACCTGCCCGTGCTGATCACGAGCCTGTGCGTCATCCCCGGTATGTTGCTGTTCCGCCAAGTGACAAATACGCCGGCAAGCCCCGCTTTAAATCCGATCCTGGGGGCAACGGCCAGACTTTTGCTTATCTATAGTATTCTCTTTTCTATAACCTGGAATCTCTAA
- the menB gene encoding 1,4-dihydroxy-2-naphthoyl-CoA synthase: MSAISWNVAGEYTDIKYHKAEGIAKITINRPEVRNAFRPLTVKEMIHAMDDARDDSEIGVIILTGEGPDAFCSGGDQRIRGDAGYKESGTGIMRLNVLDFQRQIRSCPKPVIAMVAGWAVGGGHVLHVMCDLTIAADNAKFMQTGPKVGSFDGGYGAAYLARHIGQKKAREIWFLCRPYNAQDALQMGLVNTVVPLADLEAETVQWCREILANSHMAIRCLKAALNADCDGQAGLQELAGNATLLFYMTEEGQEGRNAYNEKRKPEFSKFPFRP; the protein is encoded by the coding sequence ATGTCTGCAATTTCGTGGAATGTTGCCGGTGAATATACCGATATCAAATATCATAAGGCAGAAGGAATTGCCAAAATTACCATAAATCGCCCCGAAGTGCGCAATGCGTTTCGTCCCCTGACGGTAAAGGAGATGATTCATGCGATGGATGATGCACGTGACGATTCTGAAATCGGCGTAATCATTCTGACGGGTGAAGGCCCGGATGCGTTTTGCTCCGGCGGAGACCAGCGGATTCGTGGTGATGCCGGCTACAAAGAAAGCGGTACAGGCATCATGCGACTCAACGTGCTGGACTTCCAGCGGCAAATTCGCTCGTGTCCCAAACCTGTCATTGCAATGGTTGCCGGCTGGGCCGTTGGTGGGGGACACGTCCTGCACGTGATGTGCGACCTGACCATCGCAGCCGACAATGCCAAGTTTATGCAAACTGGCCCCAAAGTGGGTTCTTTCGACGGTGGATATGGTGCCGCATATCTTGCGCGCCACATCGGTCAGAAGAAAGCGCGGGAGATCTGGTTTCTCTGCCGTCCTTACAATGCGCAGGATGCGTTGCAAATGGGCCTCGTGAATACCGTGGTGCCGCTTGCTGATTTGGAAGCGGAAACTGTGCAATGGTGTCGGGAAATCCTCGCAAACTCTCACATGGCCATTCGCTGCCTGAAAGCTGCACTTAATGCAGACTGTGACGGCCAGGCCGGCTTGCAGGAGTTGGCTGGGAATGCAACCCTGCTTTTCTATATGACCGAAGAAGGACAGGAAGGCCGTAATGCGTACAATGAGAAGCGCAAACCCGAGTTTTCCAAATTCCCGTTTCGCCCATAA